The following are encoded together in the Mumia sp. Pv4-285 genome:
- a CDS encoding alpha/beta fold hydrolase — MTTFVLVHGAFRGGWSWRRVRPLLVAAGHDVYAPSLSGAGERASGVASVQGLSSWVDEIVGLLEVEDLDDVVLVGHSQGAVVARAVADAVPDRLRHLVFVDGAVPDVGERAVDLTPGATGLPPRDTLIPARPPAADGDLDAETAAWIATRLTPTPFAPSLDPRPGPASDVPVAYVFCSGTPAGYPSETTRSRLDERGTPYALIDAGHDAPLTAPALVARSLMQVLARPA; from the coding sequence GTGACCACGTTCGTGCTCGTCCACGGAGCATTCCGCGGAGGGTGGTCGTGGCGCCGGGTGCGGCCGCTTCTCGTCGCGGCCGGCCACGACGTCTACGCGCCGAGCCTCTCCGGCGCGGGTGAGCGCGCGTCAGGGGTCGCGAGCGTGCAGGGGTTGTCGTCGTGGGTCGACGAGATCGTCGGACTGCTGGAGGTCGAGGACCTCGACGACGTGGTGCTCGTCGGCCACAGCCAGGGCGCCGTCGTCGCCCGGGCGGTCGCCGACGCGGTTCCGGACCGGCTCAGGCACCTGGTCTTCGTCGACGGCGCCGTCCCCGACGTGGGGGAGCGGGCGGTCGACCTGACGCCCGGCGCGACGGGCCTGCCGCCGCGAGACACGCTGATTCCGGCCCGGCCGCCGGCCGCCGACGGCGACCTCGATGCCGAGACGGCCGCCTGGATCGCGACCCGCCTGACCCCGACCCCGTTCGCGCCGTCGTTGGACCCGCGGCCGGGTCCGGCCTCCGACGTCCCGGTGGCGTACGTCTTCTGCAGTGGCACGCCTGCCGGCTACCCGTCCGAGACGACCCGCTCACGCCTCGACGAGCGCGGGACGCCGTACGCGCTGATCGACGCCGGTCACGACGCCCCGCTCACGGCTCCCGCGCTCGTCGCGCGCTCGCTCATGCAGGTACTGGCACGTCCCGCTTGA
- a CDS encoding antibiotic biosynthesis monooxygenase family protein produces MIVVVSQAWTKPGEEHADAYIALSEKFGVLFRDHSGFRGRRLIRGVEDRTHFTHLRFFDSVEDYDACTQAPDYGDHLVAMYEHLQPYDSYPREFMEVVIDEPDPR; encoded by the coding sequence ATGATCGTCGTCGTGAGCCAGGCATGGACCAAGCCGGGAGAGGAGCACGCCGATGCCTACATCGCGCTCTCGGAGAAGTTCGGAGTCCTCTTCCGCGACCACTCCGGGTTCCGCGGACGGCGACTGATCCGTGGCGTCGAGGACAGGACCCACTTCACGCACCTCCGCTTCTTCGACAGCGTGGAGGACTACGACGCCTGTACGCAGGCGCCCGACTACGGGGACCACCTCGTGGCGATGTACGAGCACCTGCAGCCGTACGACTCCTATCCGCGGGAGTTCATGGAGGTCGTCATCGACGAGCCGGACCCCCGGTGA